The sequence TCCTGGCATTTTTAAGTCAAGTTTATCAGGCTCCTCTGAAATTTAGCATCAAGGAGGGCTGGACGAGGCAAATGTAATCGATTACAGTTAACTTTTGTTAAAATTCGCTTCGGACCGGGTTACAGGCTTTTTACAATCCGTTGCTCACGAAGCTGAAATATCCTTTAACTCAGGGGAACAGTATGTACAGACTCTGTATTGCCACTCTTGTCGGCCTGTCACTAATGGCCTGTGAGAGTAATCCTTCGCACAATATCAACCCACAGCAGGTGAATCTGGTACAGCAGGACCTGGTGCAGTATGTGAACCCGTTGATGGGCACAGATTCCAAATTCAGCCTCTCCAACGGCAATACTTACCCCGCCATTGCCAGGCCCTGGGGGATGAACTTCTGGACGCCCATGACCGCACCTATGGGCGACGGCTGGACCTATAAATACCGGGATGACAAGATCCGCGGCATTAAACAAACTCATCAGCCCAGCCCCTGGTTAAATGACTATGGTGCCTTCTCCTTTATGGCGGTTACCGGCGAGCTTAAATTCGATCAGGACAGTCGCGCATCCTGGTTTTCCCATAAGGCAGAGCAGGTCAGCCCGGATTACTACAGCGTTTATCTGGCCGATCATGATGTCACCGCCGAAGTCACCCCGACAACAAGAGCTGCCCAGTTCCGCTTTACCTTCCCTGAGCGGAAAACCTCTTACCTTGTGTTGGATGCCTTCGACAAAGGCTCGATGGTTAAAATCCTTCCCGAACAACGTAAGATTATCGGCTATGCCCGTAATAACCATGGTGGAGTGCCGGACAACTTCCACAATTACTTTGTCGCCGAGTTCGACAAAGATTTTGAGATCACCCACACCTGGCAGGATGAGTGGCAGCTACAAACCAACAGTCTTGAAAGCAAAGGCGAACATGTGGGCGCCATTATCGGCTTTAAGACCGGGCGCGGCGAGCAGGTTAATGTCAAAGTGGCCTCGTCTTTTATCAGTCCGGAGCAGGCGCAGCTAAATCTTGAACGGGAAGTGGGCAATGACAGTTTTGAGGTCACCCGCCGAAAAGCCCGACAGGACTGGCAGCAGGAGCTGTCCCGTATCCGGGTAGAAAGCAGCGATCTGGACAAGGTACGTACCTTTTACTCCACGCTGTATCGGGTACTGCTATTCCCGCGCAAGTTTTATGAATTTAATGCCGACAATGAGATGGTCCATTACAGCCCTTACAACGGTGAGGTGTTGCCGGGCTATATGTTTACCGATAACGGCTTCTGGGACACCTTTCGCGCGGTCTTCCCCTTCTTCACCCTGATGTACCCTGAGCAGGATGCCAGATTTATGCAGGGCCTGGTCAACACCTATAAGGAATCAGGCTGGCTGCCTGAGTGGGCCAGTCCCGGCCATCGCAATGTGATGATTGGTTCCAACTCGGCCATTAATATTGCCGATGCCTATATCAAAGGCATTCGCGGTTTTGATATTGATACACTGTATGAAGCCGCACTGAAAAACGCCGAGGTCGACGAGGGGCGTCCAATGACATCTGTGGGCCGTGAGGGCGTGGATTATTACAATGAGCTGGGATATGTGCCTTATGATGTGGGCATTCACGAAAGCGCCGCCCGCACCCTGGAGTATGCCTTTGCCGATTTTAACCTCTATCAACTGGCCAGCTTACTGGGCAAAGAGGAAGACGCCGAAAAATTCCGTCAGCGCTCACTGAATTACCGTCATCTGTTTGACCCGCAAAGCGGCTGGATGCGCGGTAAGAATGAGGATGGCAGCTTTCAGGCCCCCTTTAACCCCTTGAAATGGGGCGATGCTTTTACCGAAGGCAATGCCCTGCATTACACCTGGTCGGTATTCCATGACGTTGAAGGCCTGAAACAGCTTATGGGTGGGCAGCAAGCCTTTATTGATAAGCTCGATGAAGTGTTTGAGATGCCGCCGCTGTTTGACGACTCCTATTATGGTTTTACCATCCATGAGATTCGTGAAATGCAGATTGTGAATATGGGTAACTACGCCCACGGCAATCAGCCTATTCAGCATATGATCTATCTGTACAACCATGCCGGGCAGCCGTGGAAGGCGCAGCAGAAAGTGCGCGAGGTAATGGACACACTCTACTTTGCCACGCCCGATGGTTACGCAGGAGATGAAGATAACGGCCAGACCTCGGCCTGGTATGTGTTCA comes from Lacimicrobium alkaliphilum and encodes:
- a CDS encoding GH92 family glycosyl hydrolase, with the protein product MYRLCIATLVGLSLMACESNPSHNINPQQVNLVQQDLVQYVNPLMGTDSKFSLSNGNTYPAIARPWGMNFWTPMTAPMGDGWTYKYRDDKIRGIKQTHQPSPWLNDYGAFSFMAVTGELKFDQDSRASWFSHKAEQVSPDYYSVYLADHDVTAEVTPTTRAAQFRFTFPERKTSYLVLDAFDKGSMVKILPEQRKIIGYARNNHGGVPDNFHNYFVAEFDKDFEITHTWQDEWQLQTNSLESKGEHVGAIIGFKTGRGEQVNVKVASSFISPEQAQLNLEREVGNDSFEVTRRKARQDWQQELSRIRVESSDLDKVRTFYSTLYRVLLFPRKFYEFNADNEMVHYSPYNGEVLPGYMFTDNGFWDTFRAVFPFFTLMYPEQDARFMQGLVNTYKESGWLPEWASPGHRNVMIGSNSAINIADAYIKGIRGFDIDTLYEAALKNAEVDEGRPMTSVGREGVDYYNELGYVPYDVGIHESAARTLEYAFADFNLYQLASLLGKEEDAEKFRQRSLNYRHLFDPQSGWMRGKNEDGSFQAPFNPLKWGDAFTEGNALHYTWSVFHDVEGLKQLMGGQQAFIDKLDEVFEMPPLFDDSYYGFTIHEIREMQIVNMGNYAHGNQPIQHMIYLYNHAGQPWKAQQKVREVMDTLYFATPDGYAGDEDNGQTSAWYVFSALGFYPVTPGTTEYVIGSPLFNKVTLTMEDGSEFVIEADRNGPQAPYIQQAWLNGEPYDKTWLDHHAIQAGGTLRFQMGRQPDKDWGTSSDAVPYSLSLADK